In a genomic window of Cyprinus carpio isolate SPL01 chromosome A10, ASM1834038v1, whole genome shotgun sequence:
- the LOC109097995 gene encoding HIV Tat-specific factor 1 homolog → MCVRQLHSGRRLATDFLERFGTFWKLSTGKMSGDSDGNKVFHEQLRLQQLYEQRQEGGADPYTYTDPEDGTMYDWDHEKRAWFPKVNDDFIAAYQANYGFNEDGAPDPTAAAPFSESLPVKAEEPKKPEEPKKLEESSNQGTAKEGAQKGEKRKADPGWFEVEKDKNTNVYVTGLPPDITPDEFVEVMSKCGIIMRDPITEEYKIKLYKDKDGNQKGDGLCCYLKKESVALAERLLDETEIRGYQLHVEEARFELKGQYDTNKKKKKNKEYRKKLQQQQKLLDWRPEKAGETRKRHEKVIIIQNMFHPSDFEEDPLVLNEYRDDLRTECEKFGQVKKVIIFDRHPDGVASVAFKEPEEADMCQMALNGRWFGGRKLSAQLWDGVTDYQVEETSREREERLKTWSSFLTDESASAKAKEDSSKAAEQQNSSTQEAAEQTRQEEHTNESTAKPQEGKDEKEDDEVEEGVAASTDSSLAGSDNEDA, encoded by the exons ATGTGCGTCCGACAGTTGCATTCCGGAAGACGCTTAGCGACGGACTTTTTGGAACGTTTTGGTACGTTTTGGAAGCTCAGCACTGGAAAG ATGAGTGGGGACTCAGATGGTAATAAAGTGTTCCATGAGCAGCTCCGTTTGCAGCAGCTGTATGAACAGAGGCAAGAGGGTGGAGCGGATCCATACACATACACTGACCCAGAAGACGGCACTATGTACGACTGGGACCATGAAAAGAGAGCATGGTTTCCAAAG gTAAATGATGACTTCATCGCAGCATATCAAGCAAACTATGGATTCAATGAGGATGGGGCCCCTGATCCAACTGCTGCGGCCCCTTTCTCTGAATCTCTCCCTGTCAAAGCAGAGGAGCCCAAGAAACCAGAAGAACCCAAGAAGCTGGAGGAGAGCTCAAACCAGGGAACAGCTAAGGAGGGAGCTCAGaaaggagagaaaaggaaagcAGATCCAG GATGGTTTGAAGttgaaaaggacaaaaacaccAATGTTTATGTGACAG GTCTTCCTCCAGACATTACTCCTGATGAGTTTGTGGAGGTCATGTCCAAATGTGGAATTATCATGCGTGACCCTATCACAGAAGAGTATAAAATTAAGCTTTACAAGGACAAGGACGGAAACCAAAAAGGAGATGGTCTTTGCTGCTACCTGAAG AAAGAGTCTGTAGCTCTCGCCGAGCGGCTTTTGGATGAGACGGAGATTCGGGGCTACCAGCTTCACGTGGAGGAAGCGCGATTCGAACTCAAAGGACAATATGACaccaacaagaagaagaaaaagaacaaagaataCCGCAAAAAGCTCCAGCAGCAACAAAA GCTGTTGGATTGGAGGCCGGAGAAGGCTGGGGAAACTCGCAAAAGGCATGAAAAAGTCATCATCATCCAAAATATGTTTCATCCCAGTGACTTTGAG GAGGACCCTTTGGTTCTGAATGAGTACAGAGATGATCTACGGACAGAATGTGAGAAATTCGGGCAAGTGAAGAAGGTCATCATTTTTGAT AGGCACCCTGATGGAGTGGCATCCGTGGCTTTTAAGGAACCTGAAGAGGCGGACATGTGTCAGATGGCTCTGAATGGACGCTGGTTTGGTGGGAGGAAGCTGTCAGCGCAGCTGTGGGATGGTGTGACTGACTACCAG GTTGAGGAAACCTCACGAGAACGAGAAGAGAGACTGAAAACCTGGTCCTCTTTCCTGACTGATGAGAGTGCGTCTGCCAAAGCTAAGGAAGACTCTTCAAAAGCAGCTGAACAGCAAAATTCCAGCACACAAGAAGCAGCAGAACAGACTCGACAGGAGGAACATACAAACGAAAGCACTGCAAAACCACAAGAGGGGAAAGATGAGAAGGAGGACGATGAGGTAGAGGAAGGAGTAGCAGCATCGACTGATAGCAGTTTAGCAGGAAGTGATAATGAGGATGCCTAG
- the LOC109097996 gene encoding transcription cofactor vestigial-like protein 1, with translation MMENRVLKHSEDCKDPPQLFTYYQGDINTAVDEHFFRALNKATIPKDLSTKAKDSNRTPKSDVPSSSWASSGLTWPKSTHSSGSSKLTQLASMEPTPPSQGVIVNPSVLSSSSSSLWPCPSRQGTAFELPHIIYQQPMAAESSANSYLNLLQMDRPTGGIMISPYSKSDTRPEWNSGTAFKDGSRIGLDSGVPVSEITKDLYWY, from the exons ATGATGGAGAACAGAGTGTTAAAGCACTCAGAGGACTGTAAAGATCCTCCTCAGCTCTTTACATACTATCAAGGCGACATCAACACTGCAGTAGATGAGCACTTTTTCCGTGCCCTGAATAAAGCAACCATACCAAAAGACCTAAGTACTAAAGCCAAGGACAGCAATAGGACTCCCAAATCTG ATGTACCATCATCCTCATGGGCTTCTTCTGGTCTAACGTGGCCTAAGTCCACACACTCTTCTGGTTCCTCAAAACTGACCCAGTTGGCATCCATGGAACCTACACCTCCATCCCAGGGAGTTATTGTGAATCCCTCAGTACtttcatcatcatcgtcatcccTCTGGCCATGTCCATCCAGACAGGGCACAGCCTTCGAACTGCCTCATATAATCTACCAACAGCCCATGGCTGCTGAGAGCAGTGCCAACTCTTACCTGAACCTGTTACAAATGGATCGGCCAACAGGGGGCATCATGATCTCGCCCTACTCAAAATCAGATACCAGACCAGAGTGGAACTCTGGGACGGCCTTTAAGGATGGAAGCAGGATCGGCCTAGATTCAG GTGTGCCTGTCTCAGAAATAACGAAGGATTTGTACTGGTATTGA